A part of Bacillus thuringiensis genomic DNA contains:
- a CDS encoding zinc-binding dehydrogenase yields the protein MERYKLVLEGPKQFKWEKCEIKPIQHDEIIIKTIAGAISIGAELPQYSGSDVTDTNPIYPRKTGYESYGEVIQVGNKVTNVNVGDKVVSFYGHETIGIVTGYKVIRVPSYIKPKVALLSILSCDAAKGVLKIDPRQDEKVLITGMGVIGLLACYFLKSYVGVKQVDVVEPNKNRREFAKKFGVKNTFDSEEQIIETYNYGFECSATNRGFHTLQKAINNNGEICILSDGNIEELALTADFYRKELKIIGSSDGYDYQKHADWFFSQIEQTPWIEEIFQHEIHYSTLEQCFAELSKGTINPLKVFVSYE from the coding sequence ATGGAACGATATAAATTAGTTTTAGAAGGCCCTAAACAATTTAAGTGGGAAAAGTGTGAAATTAAGCCTATACAGCACGACGAAATTATCATTAAAACAATCGCAGGTGCAATAAGTATTGGCGCAGAGTTACCGCAGTATAGTGGATCTGACGTTACAGATACAAATCCTATTTATCCAAGAAAAACTGGATATGAAAGTTATGGTGAAGTTATTCAAGTTGGTAATAAAGTAACAAATGTAAACGTAGGCGATAAAGTAGTTTCTTTTTATGGACATGAAACGATAGGAATAGTTACGGGGTATAAAGTAATTCGAGTACCTAGTTATATAAAGCCTAAAGTGGCTTTATTATCTATTCTTTCATGTGATGCCGCTAAAGGAGTATTGAAAATAGACCCACGGCAAGATGAAAAGGTGCTTATAACTGGAATGGGAGTTATCGGTTTACTCGCTTGTTATTTCTTAAAATCCTATGTAGGTGTTAAGCAAGTGGATGTTGTTGAACCAAATAAAAATAGAAGAGAATTTGCAAAGAAGTTTGGTGTGAAAAACACATTTGATTCAGAAGAACAAATAATAGAAACATATAATTACGGTTTCGAATGTTCTGCTACAAATAGAGGGTTTCACACATTACAAAAGGCTATTAATAATAATGGGGAAATATGTATTCTTTCTGATGGTAATATAGAAGAGCTAGCATTAACCGCCGACTTTTATCGGAAAGAATTGAAAATCATTGGTTCAAGTGACGGTTATGATTATCAAAAACATGCAGATTGGTTTTTTAGTCAAATAGAACAAACACCATGGATAGAAGAAATTTTTCAACATGAAATTCATTATTCTACACTCGAGCAATGTTTTGCAGAATTGAGTAAAGGGACAATAAATCCATTGAAAGTATTCGTTTCATATGAATAA
- a CDS encoding DUF421 domain-containing protein, with amino-acid sequence MNMILESIILILTGMIALKMTGSKSVSQMTRAEIIIVVSIGRIIVEPVLSRKVVPSIFAAVIFASVLLIIHFFELKSRKVEQFLNGSSVVIVENGEIVKENLMKAKMSEQQLYMQLREKGILDLKSLQQVTAEPNGRIGYQLIEKAQPITLEVLEKVIDQYNIKR; translated from the coding sequence ATGAATATGATTTTGGAAAGCATAATTTTAATTCTTACTGGAATGATTGCATTAAAAATGACAGGTAGTAAATCTGTTAGTCAAATGACGAGAGCGGAAATAATTATAGTAGTATCAATCGGCCGTATTATTGTAGAACCAGTATTAAGTAGGAAAGTAGTCCCATCTATATTTGCAGCTGTAATATTTGCAAGCGTACTTCTTATCATTCATTTCTTTGAATTGAAATCAAGGAAGGTGGAACAATTCCTAAATGGCAGTAGTGTTGTTATTGTTGAAAACGGAGAAATTGTAAAAGAGAATTTGATGAAAGCAAAAATGTCGGAACAACAACTATATATGCAATTAAGAGAAAAAGGAATTCTTGATTTAAAGAGTTTACAACAAGTTACAGCTGAACCGAATGGGCGTATTGGTTATCAATTGATAGAGAAAGCTCAACCAATAACTTTAGAAGTGTTAGAAAAAGTAATAGATCAGTACAATATAAAAAGATAA
- a CDS encoding cell wall hydrolase, with amino-acid sequence MPLIPYNESDVDLLARLIRAEAEGEGRQGEQLVGCVVVNRVFCDCLDFKQLRSVRDAVYQSPGGFEAVQYGYFYQRARESEKDIARKVLQGEWRWPARWALWYFRPVGACPPEWYNQPFVGQFKSHCFYEPSGDECPKMYSR; translated from the coding sequence ATGCCCCTTATTCCATATAACGAAAGCGATGTGGATTTGCTAGCTCGTTTAATTCGTGCTGAAGCTGAAGGAGAAGGTCGACAAGGTGAACAACTTGTTGGCTGCGTAGTAGTAAATCGTGTATTTTGTGATTGCTTAGACTTTAAACAACTTCGATCTGTGCGTGATGCAGTATATCAAAGTCCAGGTGGATTTGAAGCAGTGCAATACGGATATTTTTATCAGCGTGCTCGCGAATCAGAAAAAGATATCGCAAGAAAAGTTTTACAAGGTGAATGGCGCTGGCCAGCACGATGGGCTCTTTGGTATTTCCGTCCAGTTGGAGCTTGTCCGCCTGAATGGTATAACCAGCCATTTGTAGGACAATTTAAAAGTCACTGTTTTTATGAACCTAGTGGTGATGAATGTCCGAAAATGTATTCACGGTAG
- a CDS encoding SMP-30/gluconolactonase/LRE family protein: protein MISNIELVLDAKASLAEGPCWNEKKQLLYWVDIIEKQLCILNPTANTNRVIALNQQIGCVVPYLEDVLLLAMENGFYSINVKTEILTHIFDPEPHLIENRFNDGKCDPAGRFWAGTTDTYGINAAGSLYCLHNNLSVEKKVSHVNTSNGIAWSPDHTYLYFIDTPTKKVVRYQNNIRTGEIHNPSDVIIFPENDGLPDGMTIDEEGCLWIAHWGGSKITRWNPLTGEQILSIPIPALYVTSCTFGGPNLTDLYVTTARTRMTDDELKEYPHAGGIFRIQTNVKGCPTYSFCNKNIGAETI from the coding sequence TTGATCAGTAATATAGAATTGGTTTTAGATGCTAAAGCTAGTTTAGCTGAAGGACCTTGTTGGAATGAAAAAAAGCAACTTTTATACTGGGTTGATATTATAGAGAAACAATTATGCATACTTAATCCTACTGCAAATACAAACCGAGTAATCGCTCTCAATCAACAAATCGGCTGTGTTGTTCCATATTTAGAAGACGTACTACTCCTAGCTATGGAAAACGGATTTTATTCTATTAATGTAAAAACAGAAATACTGACACATATTTTTGACCCTGAACCACATTTAATAGAAAATCGTTTTAATGATGGAAAATGTGATCCCGCTGGTCGTTTTTGGGCAGGCACTACAGATACATACGGTATTAATGCTGCAGGTTCCTTATATTGTTTACATAATAATTTGAGTGTAGAGAAAAAAGTTTCACATGTAAATACTTCAAACGGAATCGCTTGGTCACCTGATCATACATACCTTTACTTTATAGATACACCTACTAAAAAAGTGGTTCGCTATCAAAATAATATACGTACTGGAGAAATTCATAATCCAAGTGATGTAATCATTTTCCCTGAAAATGATGGTCTACCTGATGGTATGACAATTGACGAAGAAGGTTGTTTATGGATTGCACATTGGGGAGGTTCAAAGATTACTAGGTGGAATCCTTTAACTGGAGAACAAATATTAAGTATTCCAATTCCTGCGTTATATGTAACCTCATGTACATTTGGTGGACCTAACTTAACTGATTTATATGTTACAACAGCCAGAACAAGAATGACGGATGACGAATTAAAAGAGTATCCACATGCTGGTGGTATTTTTCGAATTCAAACAAATGTTAAAGGCTGCCCCACCTATTCATTTTGTAATAAAAATATTGGAGCTGAAACTATATGA
- a CDS encoding class I SAM-dependent methyltransferase encodes MNRIDHIRHEEKKYHDLCYEQYKLFETGSWLYKPVKTVMNLLDYFEGQNNLQVLDLGSGVGRNSITIAQKIKNASGTVACVDLLDSALTKLQTYSKEHDVFEVIKTEQASIENYYIQPDTYDYIVAVSSLEHVKSEEDLTNVLHSMKRGTKTGGINCLIINSNIQEIDLHTNEELDALIEINLPTDDMIHLLKSIYKEWQEIKVEIKELAYDIVRNERHIQLKTNAITFVFKK; translated from the coding sequence ATGAACCGTATTGATCACATAAGACACGAAGAAAAGAAATATCACGACCTTTGCTATGAACAATATAAACTATTTGAAACTGGTTCTTGGCTTTATAAACCGGTTAAAACAGTTATGAACTTACTAGATTACTTTGAAGGACAAAATAACTTGCAAGTGCTTGACCTCGGCTCTGGCGTTGGAAGAAATAGCATTACAATTGCACAAAAAATAAAAAATGCTAGCGGTACTGTTGCATGTGTGGACTTACTGGATTCCGCGTTAACAAAATTACAAACTTATAGCAAAGAACATGATGTATTTGAAGTTATAAAAACAGAACAAGCATCAATTGAAAACTACTACATCCAACCTGATACTTATGATTATATCGTTGCAGTATCAAGTTTAGAGCATGTTAAATCAGAAGAAGATTTAACAAACGTGCTCCATTCTATGAAAAGAGGTACAAAGACTGGTGGTATCAATTGTTTAATTATTAACTCAAACATACAAGAAATTGACTTACATACGAATGAAGAATTAGATGCTTTAATTGAAATTAACCTTCCTACTGATGATATGATACATCTATTAAAAAGTATTTATAAGGAATGGCAAGAAATAAAAGTTGAAATAAAAGAATTAGCTTATGATATAGTCCGAAACGAAAGACACATTCAATTAAAAACAAATGCTATAACATTTGTTTTTAAGAAATAA
- a CDS encoding class I SAM-dependent methyltransferase gives MEFWESSFIEKQTMWGFEPTESAILTKDVFLEKNVKDILVPGIGYGRNAKVFIDNGLNVTGIEISKTAIDLAKQNGLEDVSIYHGSVNEMPFDNKLYDGIFSHALLHLLNEKEREKFIKDCYNQLKPGGYMVFTTVSKKAPMYGKGKKLEQDYFEIMEGVKMFFYDNASIKQDFNKYGIVQVSEIDEPNKNMENKPSINFLMIKCKKEL, from the coding sequence ATGGAATTTTGGGAATCAAGTTTTATTGAGAAACAAACAATGTGGGGATTTGAACCTACAGAATCTGCAATTTTGACAAAAGATGTTTTTCTGGAAAAGAACGTTAAAGATATATTAGTACCGGGTATTGGATATGGAAGAAACGCAAAGGTGTTTATCGATAATGGTTTAAATGTAACTGGAATTGAGATTTCAAAAACAGCTATTGATTTAGCGAAACAAAACGGACTAGAAGATGTTAGTATATATCACGGTTCGGTAAACGAAATGCCTTTTGATAATAAACTTTATGATGGAATATTTAGTCATGCACTTCTTCATTTGTTGAATGAGAAGGAAAGAGAGAAATTTATTAAAGATTGTTATAATCAGTTAAAACCTGGTGGATATATGGTTTTTACAACCGTTTCTAAAAAAGCTCCCATGTATGGAAAAGGGAAAAAGTTGGAGCAAGATTATTTCGAAATCATGGAAGGCGTAAAAATGTTCTTCTATGATAATGCCTCTATAAAGCAAGATTTTAATAAATATGGAATAGTACAAGTTTCGGAAATTGATGAACCAAATAAAAACATGGAAAATAAACCTTCAATCAATTTCTTAATGATAAAATGTAAAAAAGAACTATAA
- a CDS encoding UDP-N-acetylmuramoyl-L-alanyl-D-glutamate--2,6-diaminopimelate ligase, which yields MKLKELANLLLIKETIGDMDVEITGLEMDSRKITSGNLFICVSGIDGFLEDRHQFVEDAVNKGAVALIVERDVNIEIPKIIVKDARYAMAVIASHFYGYPSNKMKLIGITGTNGKTTTSYLLEKILSDYGYHTGLMGNNGVKVGSKWYPTDINTQEPPTLQRNLQMMKNQNADYCVMEVTSQGLHMGRVKGCNFKIAVFTNLTQDHLDYHGTFDEYKHVKGLLFSRLGNDFSTTDKKVTILNADDPSVEYFKNITSAEVITYGMHNGADVQAKSITLSSKGIRFLVSSFNGEIEVNLNLVGRFNVYNALAAITAALVEDIPLTNISDSLSNLKSIEGRMEIIDANQDFLVIVDYAHTPDALENVLSTISEFSKGKIITVFGCGGDRDAKKRSIMGEIAGSYSDFVFITSDNPRSEDPQLIMKDIEKGFSKNNNLNYKVEVDRELAINHAIKMASSNDIVLIAGKGHETYQILKDTTIHFDDKEKARQAIINK from the coding sequence TTGAAACTTAAAGAACTGGCGAATTTGTTATTGATTAAAGAGACCATTGGGGATATGGATGTAGAAATTACGGGCTTGGAAATGGATTCTAGAAAGATAACTAGTGGAAATCTATTTATATGCGTATCAGGTATCGATGGTTTTCTTGAAGATCGGCATCAATTTGTTGAAGATGCAGTGAATAAGGGTGCTGTAGCACTAATTGTAGAAAGAGATGTAAATATTGAGATACCTAAAATAATTGTTAAAGATGCTAGGTATGCTATGGCAGTTATTGCGTCACATTTCTATGGTTATCCATCTAATAAAATGAAGCTAATTGGAATTACAGGTACAAATGGGAAAACAACTACTTCCTATTTACTTGAAAAAATTTTAAGTGATTATGGATATCACACGGGGCTCATGGGGAATAACGGAGTCAAAGTTGGTTCAAAATGGTATCCAACTGATATAAATACGCAAGAACCTCCAACACTTCAACGAAATTTGCAAATGATGAAAAATCAAAATGCAGATTATTGTGTTATGGAAGTTACGTCACAAGGTTTACATATGGGAAGAGTTAAAGGATGTAACTTTAAAATAGCTGTTTTCACAAATTTAACGCAAGATCATTTGGATTATCATGGAACATTTGATGAATATAAGCATGTAAAAGGTCTTCTTTTTTCAAGATTAGGAAATGATTTTTCTACTACAGATAAAAAAGTTACTATTTTGAATGCAGACGATCCATCGGTAGAATACTTTAAAAACATTACTTCAGCTGAGGTTATCACTTATGGGATGCATAATGGAGCAGATGTTCAAGCGAAGAGCATAACTTTAAGCTCAAAAGGAATTCGGTTTTTAGTTTCGTCCTTTAATGGAGAAATAGAAGTTAACCTAAATCTAGTAGGACGTTTTAATGTATATAATGCATTAGCAGCAATAACAGCGGCGTTGGTTGAAGATATTCCGCTTACAAACATTAGTGATAGCTTATCTAACTTAAAGAGCATTGAAGGTAGAATGGAAATCATAGACGCAAATCAAGATTTCCTTGTAATAGTGGATTATGCTCATACACCTGATGCGTTAGAAAATGTCCTCTCTACAATTAGTGAGTTTTCAAAAGGTAAAATCATTACTGTTTTCGGTTGCGGTGGAGATAGAGACGCAAAAAAACGATCTATAATGGGTGAAATTGCTGGAAGTTATAGCGATTTTGTTTTTATTACTTCTGACAATCCCCGTTCGGAAGATCCGCAGTTAATAATGAAAGATATTGAAAAAGGATTTTCAAAGAATAATAATTTGAATTATAAAGTAGAGGTAGATCGTGAACTAGCGATAAATCACGCAATAAAAATGGCATCTTCTAATGATATTGTTTTGATTGCGGGGAAAGGGCACGAAACGTATCAAATTTTAAAAGATACAACAATTCATTTTGATGATAAAGAAAAAGCTCGACAAGCAATTATTAATAAATGA
- the lysS gene encoding lysine--tRNA ligase — protein MHWAYEVAHELIRKHPNKETFVCASGISPSGSVHIGNFREIITTYFVVRALQDLRKKTRFIFSWDDYDRFRKVPKNIDPSFAKYIGMPYCDIPDPYGCHNSYAEHFEKEFEKSLQAFGIEVEFIYQHAEYRSGRYNKNILEALYRRKEIYDILMSFKTGECSEEERESFYPVTLYCEKCEKDATMITHFDEVLKTVRYECICGNQNELSVLNTNKMKLNWKIDWPMRWMIEDVIFEPGGRDHSSETGSYNVSKEIAREIFNREAPHYVAYDFIGIKGNHEKMSSSSGNNITLSELLKVYLPEVILFMFAKYRPNAAFHIALDEDVIRNYTEYERLKDSYENKTLKNEDLFDAIKLSRVDSGFKEYPRFNQVAGTLPLLNFDSSILQDTLEKIDRRYTFDAMIAICNRAEYWIRNFQSEKLIAVNQERNTEFYNTLDERQKEWLVEVCKTLRSNKDYSNFMEQLYSICHHENKKIMKENQKQLFFIIYRLIMNQSSGPRIPLLIHVVGVEKFITLLDFKKG, from the coding sequence ATGCATTGGGCGTATGAAGTAGCGCATGAATTAATAAGAAAACATCCAAACAAAGAAACTTTTGTTTGCGCATCTGGAATAAGTCCATCTGGTTCTGTTCATATCGGGAACTTTCGCGAAATAATAACGACTTATTTCGTTGTAAGAGCACTTCAAGATTTAAGGAAAAAGACTCGTTTTATATTTTCATGGGATGATTATGATAGGTTTAGAAAAGTCCCTAAAAATATTGATCCATCTTTTGCAAAATATATTGGTATGCCATACTGTGATATTCCAGATCCATATGGCTGTCATAATTCGTATGCAGAGCATTTTGAAAAAGAGTTTGAGAAATCACTTCAAGCATTTGGGATTGAAGTGGAATTCATATATCAACATGCTGAATATAGAAGTGGAAGGTATAACAAAAACATATTAGAGGCTTTATATAGAAGGAAAGAAATATACGATATTTTAATGAGTTTTAAAACTGGAGAGTGTAGTGAAGAAGAGCGAGAGAGTTTTTATCCGGTTACATTATATTGTGAGAAATGCGAGAAAGATGCAACAATGATTACACATTTTGATGAAGTATTAAAAACAGTACGGTATGAATGTATATGTGGAAATCAAAATGAATTATCGGTATTAAATACAAATAAAATGAAACTGAATTGGAAAATCGATTGGCCGATGAGGTGGATGATAGAGGATGTTATTTTTGAACCAGGTGGAAGAGATCATTCATCAGAAACGGGTAGCTATAATGTATCCAAGGAAATTGCAAGGGAAATATTTAATCGTGAAGCTCCTCATTACGTTGCGTATGATTTCATAGGAATAAAAGGCAATCATGAAAAAATGTCAAGTTCTTCAGGGAATAATATTACACTTAGTGAGTTGTTAAAAGTGTATTTACCAGAAGTGATTCTTTTCATGTTTGCTAAATATAGACCAAACGCAGCTTTTCATATCGCTCTTGATGAAGATGTGATTCGCAATTATACAGAATATGAACGATTGAAAGATAGTTATGAGAATAAAACGCTCAAAAATGAAGATTTATTTGATGCAATTAAACTCTCTAGAGTTGATAGCGGGTTTAAAGAATATCCGAGATTTAATCAAGTAGCAGGAACGTTACCGTTATTAAATTTTGATTCATCTATTTTACAAGATACATTAGAAAAAATAGATAGAAGGTATACATTTGATGCTATGATAGCAATATGTAACCGCGCAGAGTATTGGATAAGAAACTTTCAATCTGAAAAATTAATTGCGGTAAATCAAGAGAGAAATACAGAGTTTTACAACACATTAGATGAAAGACAGAAAGAATGGTTAGTAGAAGTTTGCAAAACACTTCGTTCTAATAAAGATTACTCTAACTTTATGGAACAATTGTATTCAATTTGTCATCATGAAAATAAAAAAATAATGAAAGAAAATCAAAAACAATTATTTTTTATTATATATAGGCTCATTATGAATCAGTCTAGCGGCCCGCGTATACCGTTATTAATACATGTTGTAGGAGTTGAAAAATTCATTACATTATTAGATTTTAAAAAAGGCTAA
- a CDS encoding DUF2197 domain-containing protein — protein sequence MHMMFYEIVCFSCKNIFRVYEGSEKYKRFKEKPKGTYCCDECSHKIQLEAIKHLFR from the coding sequence ATGCATATGATGTTTTATGAAATTGTTTGCTTTTCGTGTAAAAATATATTCCGTGTATACGAAGGAAGCGAAAAATATAAGCGATTTAAAGAGAAACCGAAAGGGACATATTGTTGTGATGAATGCAGTCATAAAATTCAATTAGAAGCGATAAAGCATTTATTTAGATAG